One stretch of Streptomyces zhihengii DNA includes these proteins:
- a CDS encoding AEC family transporter, whose protein sequence is MNLLSGFLPIWAITAAGWAAGRLDVLGGQAQFVLARFAFAFAMPALLFLTLSRAGLSRLATPGVAVFALSLLLMFAVGLVVGRRVFRRRPADRAIGAMAGSYVNSANLGIPVAVQLLGDASFVIAVALFQTLFVTPVVIALIELDTGGERRRPLRLLLLPLRNPVIAASAAGTAVAALGLRLPPEATAPVEMLGGAAVPAALFALGLSLHRRREGAAPAQVPVPVRARRGERYVLVLLKTVVHPLLAYALARWAFRLDGHELYAVVLCAGLPTAQNAFVYASEYRLDTGLVRDTVLLSTVVSTASLSVITWLLA, encoded by the coding sequence GTGAACCTGCTCTCCGGCTTCCTGCCCATCTGGGCGATCACCGCGGCCGGCTGGGCGGCCGGGCGCCTCGATGTGCTCGGCGGGCAGGCGCAGTTCGTGCTGGCCCGGTTCGCCTTCGCGTTTGCCATGCCCGCGCTGCTGTTCCTGACGCTCTCGCGGGCAGGGCTCTCCCGGCTGGCGACCCCGGGGGTCGCGGTCTTCGCCCTGAGCCTGCTGCTGATGTTCGCCGTCGGACTGGTCGTCGGGCGCCGGGTGTTCCGCAGACGCCCGGCGGACCGGGCCATCGGCGCGATGGCCGGCTCCTACGTCAACTCCGCCAACCTCGGCATCCCGGTCGCCGTCCAGCTCCTCGGCGACGCCTCGTTCGTCATCGCGGTCGCGCTCTTCCAGACGCTGTTCGTGACGCCCGTGGTCATCGCCCTGATCGAGCTCGACACGGGCGGCGAACGCCGTCGGCCGCTGCGGCTGCTGCTCCTGCCGCTGCGCAACCCCGTCATCGCCGCCTCCGCGGCCGGCACCGCCGTCGCCGCCCTCGGCCTGCGCCTGCCCCCGGAGGCGACCGCGCCCGTCGAGATGCTCGGCGGGGCGGCCGTGCCCGCCGCCCTCTTCGCCCTCGGCCTGTCGCTCCACCGCCGCCGGGAAGGCGCCGCGCCGGCCCAGGTCCCTGTCCCCGTCCGGGCGCGGCGCGGCGAGCGGTACGTCCTCGTCCTGCTGAAGACGGTCGTCCACCCGCTGCTCGCCTACGCCCTCGCCCGCTGGGCCTTCCGGCTCGACGGCCACGAGCTCTACGCCGTCGTCCTGTGCGCCGGCCTGCCGACGGCCCAGAACGCGTTCGTCTACGCCTCCGAGTACCGTCTCGACACCGGCCTCGTCAGGGACACCGTCCTGCTGTCCACCGTGGTGTCGACGGCCTCGCTGTCGGTGATCACCTGGCTCCTGGCCTGA
- a CDS encoding DNA gyrase subunit B — MTEDSGSYEAAHIEVLEGVEAIRRRPGMYVGSTGGRGLHQMVCEALGPAVNAVLAGRAGSVGVVLTADGGVRVEDDGPGVPPDASGPPGVPGIESLLTRTSTGPGPGGRDSVALSLFHLGPCVTNALSRRLTAEVRQEGTRWVQEYVRGVAVAPPRAAGPATGSGTSLAFLPDPDVFGAGRPSFETLAGLLRELAFLNRALTLSLTDERTQGEPVVARFRFPGGARDFVAFLDAGTAGAPLPEDVIGFEREDARMAGTVEVALRWRGSHEGRIRGFANSLPTSGGGVHEEGFRDGVTAAVDACARRLGLLDGADPCLDAETVRVGLTAVVSVKLDGPEYLGATRRTLGGAEVRVCVEEAVRDRLGGWLAAHPGPARELVGGILRRARRRGR, encoded by the coding sequence GTGACGGAGGACTCGGGCAGCTACGAGGCGGCGCACATCGAGGTGCTGGAGGGGGTCGAGGCGATCCGCCGGCGGCCGGGGATGTACGTCGGCTCGACCGGCGGACGCGGTCTCCACCAGATGGTGTGCGAGGCCCTCGGCCCGGCGGTGAACGCGGTCCTGGCCGGGCGGGCGGGTTCCGTCGGTGTGGTGCTCACGGCCGACGGCGGCGTGCGGGTCGAGGACGACGGCCCGGGCGTCCCGCCGGACGCCTCGGGACCTCCGGGCGTCCCCGGCATCGAGTCCCTGCTGACCCGCACGTCCACGGGGCCGGGGCCCGGCGGCCGGGACTCGGTCGCCCTGAGCCTCTTCCACCTGGGGCCCTGTGTCACGAACGCGCTGTCCCGTCGGCTGACCGCGGAGGTGCGGCAGGAGGGCACCCGCTGGGTGCAGGAGTACGTGCGCGGTGTCGCGGTCGCCCCTCCCCGCGCGGCCGGTCCCGCGACGGGAAGCGGAACGAGTCTCGCCTTCCTCCCGGACCCGGATGTCTTCGGCGCGGGCCGGCCCTCGTTCGAGACTCTGGCGGGACTCCTGCGGGAACTGGCCTTCCTCAACCGCGCGCTGACCCTCTCGCTGACCGACGAACGCACACAGGGTGAGCCCGTCGTCGCACGGTTCCGGTTCCCGGGCGGGGCGCGGGACTTCGTCGCCTTCCTCGACGCGGGCACGGCCGGTGCGCCCCTCCCCGAGGACGTCATCGGCTTCGAGCGGGAGGACGCGCGGATGGCGGGGACGGTGGAGGTCGCGCTGCGGTGGCGCGGCAGCCACGAGGGGCGGATCCGCGGCTTCGCCAACAGCCTTCCCACGTCCGGCGGGGGCGTCCACGAGGAGGGTTTCCGCGACGGGGTGACGGCCGCGGTGGACGCCTGCGCGCGCCGGCTGGGCCTGCTGGACGGGGCGGACCCCTGCCTGGACGCGGAGACCGTGCGCGTGGGCCTGACGGCGGTGGTCTCGGTGAAGCTGGACGGCCCCGAGTACCTGGGGGCCACCCGTCGGACGCTGGGCGGCGCCGAGGTGCGCGTCTGTGTCGAGGAGGCCGTCCGGGACCGGCTCGGCGGCTGGCTGGCGGCGCACCCGGGGCCGGCCAGGGAGCTGGTGGGCGGCATCCTCCGGCGCGCCCGGAGGCGGGGTAGGTGA
- a CDS encoding tetratricopeptide repeat protein — protein sequence MSESYFEFGTPAERWDRAQMFFESKEYMTAARILTGLVEEAPEQVAPRLLLARAYYHSARLGKAETELRAVLERDPVEHYARLMLGRTLERQGRADEAAPHLRLAAAMAGDVPAV from the coding sequence GTGAGCGAGAGCTACTTCGAGTTCGGGACGCCCGCCGAGCGATGGGACCGGGCGCAGATGTTCTTCGAGTCCAAGGAGTACATGACGGCGGCCCGGATCCTCACCGGTCTGGTCGAGGAGGCGCCGGAGCAGGTGGCGCCGCGGCTGCTGCTGGCGCGCGCCTACTACCACTCCGCCCGTCTTGGCAAGGCGGAGACGGAGCTGCGGGCCGTGCTGGAGCGGGACCCGGTCGAGCACTACGCCCGTCTGATGCTCGGCCGCACGCTGGAGCGCCAGGGGCGGGCCGACGAGGCCGCGCCGCATCTGCGGCTGGCCGCCGCGATGGCGGGCGACGTCCCCGCGGTGTGA
- a CDS encoding pirin family protein yields the protein MSNLDRQPAPSVCGGRGFVVAEPVRELLSPRRVQLGESTEVRRLLPNLGRRMVGAWAFVDHYGPDDIADEPGMQVPPHPHMGLQTVSWLHDGEVLHRDSTGSLATIRPRELGLMTSGRAISHSEESPKKHARYLHGAQLWVALPGAHRGVEPHFQHHTDLPQVTAPGLTATVILGSLDGAESPGTAYTPIVGADLALAAGTDTRLPLDPDFEYAVLAMSGEAHVDGVPVLPGSMLYLGCGRTDLPLRAASDAGLMLLGGEPFDEEIVMWWNFIGRSHEEVAQAREEWMNSTRFGEVTGYDGDRLSAPELPPVALKPRGRVR from the coding sequence ATGAGCAATCTCGATCGTCAGCCCGCCCCGTCCGTCTGCGGCGGTCGCGGGTTCGTCGTCGCCGAGCCCGTCCGTGAACTCCTCAGCCCCCGCCGCGTCCAGCTCGGCGAGTCCACCGAGGTCCGCCGGCTGCTGCCCAACCTCGGCAGGCGCATGGTCGGCGCCTGGGCGTTCGTCGACCACTACGGCCCCGACGACATCGCCGACGAACCCGGGATGCAGGTGCCGCCCCACCCGCACATGGGCCTCCAGACGGTGAGCTGGCTCCACGACGGCGAGGTGCTGCACCGCGACAGCACCGGCTCGCTCGCCACGATCCGTCCGCGCGAACTCGGACTGATGACCTCCGGCCGGGCGATCAGCCACTCCGAGGAGAGCCCGAAGAAGCACGCCCGCTATCTGCACGGCGCCCAGCTCTGGGTCGCCCTGCCCGGCGCGCACCGCGGCGTCGAGCCCCACTTCCAGCACCACACCGACCTGCCCCAGGTCACGGCCCCCGGCCTCACGGCCACGGTCATTCTCGGCTCCCTCGACGGGGCCGAGTCGCCGGGCACGGCCTACACCCCGATCGTCGGCGCCGACCTTGCCCTCGCGGCCGGCACGGACACCCGTCTGCCCCTCGACCCCGACTTCGAGTACGCGGTCCTCGCCATGTCCGGCGAGGCTCACGTCGACGGCGTCCCGGTCCTCCCCGGCTCCATGCTCTACCTCGGCTGCGGCCGCACCGATCTCCCCCTGCGCGCCGCATCCGACGCGGGCCTGATGCTCCTCGGCGGCGAGCCGTTCGATGAGGAGATCGTGATGTGGTGGAACTTCATCGGCCGTTCGCACGAGGAGGTAGCACAGGCCCGTGAGGAGTGGATGAACAGCACCCGGTTTGGTGAAGTGACGGGCTACGACGGTGACCGTCTGTCGGCTCCTGAACTCCCGCCTGTGGCGCTGAAGCCGCGGGGGAGGGTGCGCTGA
- a CDS encoding recombinase family protein, which produces MITPGDDYGEGVRQDRFGQLHARRRDMLATLNPPTCGFRVVPYALTVHPVAPSATLQRVRAYAAFRGWRVVRDGLWDNGGMDRPDARDGWMEALSLVRNGVADGIVTFDAAAVSALPSEYAAVLDELQNRAGFLAHVPPNWKEGADVAARP; this is translated from the coding sequence ATGATCACGCCCGGAGACGACTACGGCGAGGGGGTCCGTCAGGACCGCTTCGGCCAGCTTCACGCCCGGCGCCGGGACATGCTCGCCACGCTCAACCCGCCCACCTGTGGCTTTCGAGTCGTTCCCTACGCGCTCACCGTTCATCCTGTCGCACCGTCGGCCACGCTCCAGCGCGTCCGCGCCTATGCCGCCTTTCGAGGGTGGCGCGTGGTCCGAGACGGACTCTGGGACAACGGCGGCATGGACCGGCCCGACGCCCGAGACGGGTGGATGGAAGCCCTGAGTCTGGTCCGCAACGGCGTGGCAGATGGGATCGTCACCTTCGACGCTGCCGCAGTGAGCGCCCTGCCCTCCGAGTACGCCGCGGTTCTTGACGAGTTACAGAACAGGGCAGGGTTCCTCGCCCATGTCCCTCCGAACTGGAAGGAGGGGGCTGATGTCGCCGCGCGCCCGTGA
- a CDS encoding GNAT family N-acetyltransferase, translating into MTVDVRHYTAEDLDQIRETILDIHVEVRHRDFGLTGPFYDRDRFDERLAAYASRPGWTAVLGYDGEQPAGFCFGTTLASDTKWWDSMLEPQPVELTREDGHRTVALNEIVVRKEWRGRSIAWQLHEAWLGPRTEERVTLLVNPAAGSGAVQARYEAWGYQSVGAQQPFPDSPRFTTMLRAVTLD; encoded by the coding sequence GTGACCGTCGACGTCAGGCATTACACGGCCGAGGACCTGGACCAGATCCGCGAGACCATCCTCGACATCCACGTCGAGGTCCGGCATCGTGACTTCGGGCTGACCGGCCCCTTCTACGATCGAGACCGGTTCGACGAGCGTCTCGCCGCCTATGCGTCCCGCCCTGGCTGGACTGCAGTCCTCGGCTACGACGGTGAGCAGCCCGCTGGCTTCTGCTTCGGCACGACCCTTGCCTCCGACACGAAGTGGTGGGACTCGATGCTGGAGCCCCAGCCAGTCGAGCTCACCCGTGAAGACGGACACCGCACCGTCGCGCTCAACGAGATCGTTGTACGCAAGGAGTGGCGGGGCCGATCCATTGCCTGGCAACTCCACGAGGCATGGCTCGGCCCCCGCACTGAAGAGCGTGTCACCCTCCTGGTCAACCCCGCGGCCGGAAGCGGCGCCGTCCAAGCCCGCTACGAGGCCTGGGGCTACCAATCCGTTGGCGCTCAGCAGCCCTTCCCCGACTCACCCCGCTTCACCACCATGCTCCGCGCCGTCACGCTGGACTGA
- a CDS encoding reverse transcriptase domain-containing protein, which yields MAPATLLVAFERVAGNKGAGSPGVDGLTVVNVERELGLPGYLEDLRRVLKAGEFRPLPVRERKIPKPGGSGKVRKLGIPTVTDRVVQAALKLVLEPIFEADFLPVSYGFRPMRRAHDAIAEIHRYGTSGYRWVLEADIEACFDSVDHTGPDGPSARESQGQARAAAGQGVPCGGA from the coding sequence ATGGCTCCGGCGACGCTGCTCGTCGCGTTCGAACGGGTCGCGGGCAACAAGGGGGCCGGATCCCCGGGCGTCGACGGCCTCACGGTCGTCAACGTCGAGCGGGAACTCGGCCTCCCGGGCTACCTGGAGGACCTGCGACGCGTACTGAAGGCGGGTGAATTCCGTCCGTTGCCGGTGCGCGAGCGCAAGATTCCCAAGCCCGGCGGGAGCGGGAAGGTGCGCAAGCTCGGCATCCCGACCGTGACCGACCGGGTAGTCCAGGCCGCCCTCAAGCTGGTGCTGGAGCCGATCTTCGAGGCCGACTTCCTGCCGGTCTCCTATGGTTTCCGGCCCATGCGGCGCGCACACGACGCGATCGCCGAGATCCACCGCTACGGCACCAGCGGCTATCGCTGGGTGCTGGAGGCGGATATCGAGGCGTGCTTCGACTCCGTCGACCACACGGGCCCTGATGGACCGAGCGCGCGTGAGAGTCAAGGACAAGCGCGTGCTGCGGCTGGTCAAGGCGTTCCTTGTGGTGGAGCATGA
- a CDS encoding translation initiation factor IF-2: MRRFLLLAPLLPFVVGCGVVVQLPEERAADAAQDVAVEAGGKLYGQRPRSAAEVGRSAADIDGVEVLRVTGTSTHDDGIEVIIRTSGSAYGDRLDSRKTVVRRCFVLRVSSGTERGGTPHGVDCPDGPPLAFAPPPEPPPLPVAQLRAQLPRVPQNGRVEAAEVRRAVAALDMDPAVRTEMKEDGGRVGLLLSVEGNGFDPQSCLLARVEPGSTDVWTPPRAQRMPGEGGCTVGNALDPLPPPH, encoded by the coding sequence ATGCGCCGATTCCTGCTGCTGGCACCGCTGTTGCCGTTCGTCGTCGGCTGCGGGGTGGTGGTGCAGCTCCCCGAGGAACGTGCGGCGGACGCCGCACAGGACGTGGCCGTGGAGGCAGGTGGAAAGCTGTACGGGCAGCGTCCGCGATCGGCAGCGGAAGTCGGCCGTTCCGCCGCGGACATCGACGGCGTCGAGGTGCTGCGTGTGACGGGCACCTCGACCCACGACGACGGCATCGAGGTGATCATCCGCACCTCCGGCTCGGCGTACGGCGACCGGCTCGACTCCCGGAAGACCGTCGTGCGGCGCTGTTTCGTCCTGCGCGTGTCATCCGGGACCGAAAGGGGTGGGACGCCCCACGGCGTTGACTGCCCGGACGGCCCTCCACTGGCGTTCGCTCCGCCACCCGAGCCTCCCCCTCTGCCGGTCGCACAACTCCGCGCGCAGCTTCCCCGGGTGCCGCAGAACGGCCGCGTCGAGGCGGCCGAGGTGCGCCGGGCGGTCGCTGCCCTCGACATGGATCCGGCTGTCCGCACCGAGATGAAGGAAGACGGCGGACGGGTCGGCCTTCTCCTGTCGGTCGAAGGAAACGGCTTCGACCCCCAGAGCTGCCTCCTCGCACGTGTGGAGCCCGGCAGCACCGACGTGTGGACGCCACCGCGGGCCCAGCGCATGCCCGGCGAGGGCGGCTGCACGGTGGGCAACGCCCTGGACCCGCTGCCGCCACCGCACTGA
- a CDS encoding SMI1/KNR4 family protein has product MRVEESWSRVMSLLRQHAPADHADLPGPATEQMLVAAEKRMGIPLPQDLRAWLLQNSLDLPEEEVDDEVMCCGFAGFPDEGSFFLGVRTMERLYANRSRPGGFDPPDQPDDPFWRNEWIPFLSDQDAWAGKFVDVRDGRVGRWFVGEATVTGEYESLADCFDGLAEKLTRIGGGEYPVCGVSEGRLVWT; this is encoded by the coding sequence ATGCGTGTGGAAGAGAGCTGGTCCCGCGTGATGAGTCTGCTCCGGCAGCACGCCCCGGCTGATCACGCCGATCTGCCCGGGCCCGCTACGGAGCAGATGCTCGTGGCCGCCGAGAAGCGGATGGGTATCCCCCTTCCGCAGGACCTGCGGGCTTGGCTGCTGCAGAACAGTCTGGATCTGCCCGAGGAGGAAGTCGACGACGAGGTGATGTGCTGCGGCTTCGCCGGTTTCCCGGATGAGGGAAGCTTCTTCCTCGGCGTCCGAACGATGGAGCGGCTCTACGCGAACCGCTCACGTCCCGGTGGATTCGACCCCCCGGACCAGCCGGACGATCCGTTCTGGCGCAATGAGTGGATCCCGTTCCTCTCGGATCAGGACGCCTGGGCCGGAAAGTTCGTCGACGTTCGGGACGGGCGGGTCGGCAGGTGGTTCGTGGGTGAGGCCACTGTCACGGGTGAGTACGAGTCACTGGCCGACTGCTTCGACGGCCTGGCGGAAAAGCTGACCAGGATCGGCGGTGGGGAGTATCCGGTTTGCGGGGTGAGCGAAGGACGACTCGTCTGGACGTGA
- a CDS encoding NADP-dependent oxidoreductase produces MPMMNTARIHEYGDTSVIRFEAVPRPQPAFGEVLVHVAATSFNPTEAALRAGRLLEFFPAHLPYTLGWDVAGTVADACRGTEGFAVGDRVIGRLDSGGAAAEYVCAPAAGLVAASASVPLATAAALPVAGLAAWQAVFEHGQVAAGQRVLVNGAGGGVGGFVTQLAKLAGAEVIATASPRSTEAVLRQGADHVIDYTAGPVGAALHGQVDALLNLVPLSPPEAAAVAALVRPGGRIVSIATPIEAAADAGVNAIHMVAHNDVTHLARLVALVDAAALTIDISASRPLADLADVHRLSTSGRIRGKVVIIP; encoded by the coding sequence ATGCCGATGATGAACACCGCGCGTATCCACGAGTACGGCGATACCTCCGTGATCCGCTTCGAAGCCGTACCCCGACCACAACCCGCGTTCGGCGAAGTCCTCGTCCATGTCGCCGCGACTTCGTTCAATCCCACCGAGGCCGCCCTGCGTGCGGGGAGGCTGCTGGAGTTCTTCCCTGCGCACCTGCCCTACACGCTCGGCTGGGACGTCGCCGGCACGGTGGCCGATGCCTGCAGGGGGACGGAGGGCTTCGCCGTCGGCGACCGGGTCATCGGGCGGCTCGACAGCGGTGGTGCCGCTGCCGAGTACGTCTGTGCGCCCGCAGCCGGGCTGGTCGCCGCGTCGGCGTCCGTGCCTCTCGCGACCGCTGCGGCCCTTCCCGTGGCCGGCCTGGCGGCCTGGCAGGCGGTCTTCGAGCACGGGCAGGTCGCTGCCGGTCAGCGGGTGCTGGTCAACGGCGCGGGTGGCGGCGTCGGAGGCTTCGTGACGCAGCTTGCCAAGCTCGCGGGGGCGGAAGTGATCGCCACGGCCAGTCCTCGGAGCACCGAGGCGGTCCTGCGGCAGGGGGCGGATCACGTGATCGACTACACCGCAGGACCGGTCGGTGCCGCGCTGCACGGGCAGGTGGACGCTCTGCTCAATCTGGTCCCACTGAGCCCGCCGGAGGCGGCTGCTGTGGCGGCTCTCGTGCGCCCGGGCGGAAGGATCGTCTCGATCGCGACGCCGATCGAAGCGGCTGCCGACGCCGGGGTGAACGCGATCCACATGGTCGCTCACAACGATGTGACGCATCTTGCGAGACTCGTGGCACTCGTGGACGCGGCCGCACTCACCATCGACATCAGCGCGTCACGACCACTGGCCGACCTCGCGGACGTCCACCGACTGAGTACGTCCGGACGCATCCGCGGCAAGGTCGTCATCATCCCGTGA
- a CDS encoding AraC family transcriptional regulator, whose protein sequence is MDVLSDVLAVTRTGLPRSAHVRWHAPWGQEFASVPGSAGFQVILQGSCWLLPPGAAPVHLRAGDVVFLPHGSGHTLADSPERLVAAPVCGPGDHELHEAYASDSVDRSGDGGPATVVLCGAYQLDLSRAHPLLQTLPDLVHLPAHPDRHPELRSAVQLLAAELDDPRLGTDAVVPGLLDALLLYILRIWFNGQPARGDTTGWAAALNDPPVTAAIHAIHRDPAAPWTVAKLAAEAGLSRAAFARRFAVLVGQPPLGYLTWWRMTTAARLLRTSDAPLRSVATQVGYTSEFAFAHAFKRTHGTAPGTYRRNN, encoded by the coding sequence ATGGATGTACTCAGCGACGTGCTCGCGGTCACGCGGACCGGCCTGCCCCGGTCGGCGCATGTGCGGTGGCATGCCCCGTGGGGACAGGAGTTCGCCTCCGTCCCCGGTTCGGCGGGCTTCCAGGTGATCTTGCAGGGCTCCTGCTGGCTTCTGCCTCCGGGCGCGGCGCCTGTCCATCTGCGCGCGGGCGACGTGGTGTTCCTGCCCCACGGCAGCGGGCACACCCTGGCCGACAGCCCCGAGCGCCTGGTGGCGGCACCGGTCTGCGGCCCCGGCGACCACGAGCTGCACGAGGCCTACGCCTCGGACAGCGTCGACCGGAGCGGAGACGGCGGTCCGGCCACCGTGGTGCTCTGCGGGGCCTATCAGCTCGACCTCTCCCGCGCCCACCCGCTGCTGCAGACACTGCCCGATCTTGTCCACCTGCCGGCACACCCGGACCGCCATCCCGAGTTGCGTTCAGCGGTGCAGCTTCTGGCCGCCGAGTTGGACGACCCGCGCCTGGGCACGGACGCAGTCGTCCCCGGACTCCTGGACGCACTGCTGCTGTACATCCTGCGCATCTGGTTCAACGGACAGCCCGCCCGCGGGGACACCACCGGATGGGCGGCCGCACTGAACGACCCGCCGGTCACCGCCGCCATCCACGCCATCCACCGCGACCCCGCAGCACCCTGGACCGTGGCGAAACTCGCCGCGGAAGCCGGGCTCTCACGGGCCGCCTTCGCCAGACGCTTCGCCGTACTGGTCGGCCAGCCACCCCTCGGCTACCTGACCTGGTGGCGGATGACCACCGCGGCGCGACTTCTTCGGACATCGGACGCACCACTGAGATCCGTCGCCACGCAGGTGGGCTACACATCCGAGTTCGCCTTCGCCCACGCGTTCAAACGCACCCACGGAACCGCGCCCGGCACATACCGGCGCAACAACTGA
- a CDS encoding TetR/AcrR family transcriptional regulator has product MAGQKEEVIWLRPEQAPVGRPAERSRAEITAAALELADQEGLDAVSMRRLAATLGTGAASLYRYVATRDDLLDLMIDSTAREYHLPAPSGDWQADLLAIAHEARRIMRRHPWLPSLVVTRPGLGPHGVDLLEHLLDVLADHPAEPAHKLEAFAVLNALTALFVQNELAATHSGAQRRSSYLGHVAAAGTHPRIAATLAATQPETTAHDRFATVLARALSGVLG; this is encoded by the coding sequence GTGGCAGGACAGAAGGAAGAAGTGATCTGGCTGCGGCCGGAACAGGCACCGGTCGGACGGCCTGCCGAGCGCAGCCGCGCCGAGATCACCGCCGCGGCACTGGAACTGGCCGACCAGGAGGGCCTGGACGCCGTCTCCATGCGCCGCCTCGCCGCGACCCTGGGCACCGGCGCCGCATCGCTCTACCGCTATGTGGCCACCCGCGACGATCTGCTCGACCTGATGATCGACAGCACCGCCCGCGAGTACCACCTGCCCGCCCCGAGCGGCGACTGGCAGGCGGACCTCCTGGCGATCGCCCACGAGGCCCGGCGGATCATGCGACGCCATCCCTGGCTGCCCAGCCTGGTCGTCACACGTCCCGGCCTCGGCCCGCACGGGGTCGACCTGCTCGAGCACCTGCTCGACGTACTCGCCGACCACCCGGCCGAGCCCGCCCACAAACTCGAGGCATTCGCCGTACTGAACGCGCTCACCGCGCTGTTCGTCCAGAACGAACTGGCCGCAACGCACTCCGGTGCCCAGCGCCGGTCTTCCTACCTCGGCCACGTGGCCGCCGCCGGCACCCACCCCCGCATCGCGGCAACGCTCGCGGCCACCCAGCCCGAAACCACCGCGCACGACCGGTTCGCCACCGTACTCGCCCGCGCCCTCTCCGGAGTGCTGGGCTGA
- a CDS encoding alpha/beta fold hydrolase, with protein sequence MPRFACNDDVRIAFEDLGGEGGDPLLLVMGLGASRFWWPGGLVAELVRRGFHVVAYDHRDAGQSTYLPDRREGAPVAALLRHAPPAYSAEDLTDDAIAVLDALGWGRAHLFGHSMGGLVAQRIAIRHPHRVHTLATSSAVPSDVKGLRVLRYLRVASLVRFARLRHPETPQGDLALAVAVARVMAAPGQDVDEGDVREFVEEEAAHQVTSFRDRNAQSRQIGAKWHGGPLAGITAPTLVLHGLRDPLLRVSAARDIAAAVPGARLRALPGVGHFLVGDVWAAYADELRALADRVDGRSATLCED encoded by the coding sequence ATGCCACGCTTCGCCTGCAACGACGATGTCCGGATAGCTTTCGAGGATCTCGGCGGTGAGGGCGGCGACCCGCTGCTGCTGGTGATGGGGCTGGGAGCCTCGCGCTTCTGGTGGCCCGGCGGGCTGGTGGCCGAACTGGTCCGCCGCGGCTTCCATGTCGTGGCCTACGACCACCGCGATGCCGGCCAGTCCACATACCTGCCGGACCGGCGTGAGGGCGCGCCCGTCGCAGCCCTGCTGCGCCACGCGCCCCCGGCCTACAGTGCCGAGGATCTGACCGACGACGCGATCGCCGTCCTCGACGCGCTCGGCTGGGGACGAGCCCACCTGTTCGGCCACTCCATGGGCGGGCTCGTGGCGCAGCGCATCGCGATCCGTCACCCGCACCGCGTGCACACCCTCGCCACGTCCTCGGCCGTGCCCAGCGACGTCAAGGGGCTGCGTGTCCTGCGCTACCTTCGCGTGGCATCCTTGGTCCGTTTCGCCAGGTTGCGTCATCCCGAGACCCCGCAGGGCGACCTCGCCCTGGCCGTGGCCGTCGCCCGTGTCATGGCCGCACCCGGCCAGGACGTCGACGAGGGCGACGTGCGTGAGTTCGTGGAGGAAGAGGCCGCGCACCAGGTCACCAGCTTCCGTGACCGGAACGCACAGAGCCGCCAGATCGGTGCGAAGTGGCACGGTGGTCCGCTCGCCGGGATCACCGCACCGACCCTGGTGCTGCACGGACTGCGAGACCCACTGCTGCGGGTGTCCGCCGCACGCGACATCGCCGCGGCCGTACCCGGCGCCCGCCTGCGCGCGCTGCCAGGTGTCGGGCATTTCCTCGTCGGCGACGTGTGGGCCGCATACGCCGACGAGCTGCGTGCGCTCGCCGACCGCGTCGACGGCCGATCGGCCACCCTGTGTGAAGACTGA